The following is a genomic window from Thalassoglobus sp. JC818.
ATCATGCTATGCCCTAAAAGACAAAGTGTGTTGACAAATTCCAGTTCGTATTCGTCCAACCGAAGGCTTCAATCGGATTTTCCGATCCGGCCCCGAAGATGCCAGAGTGGGTTAACAAGAGTCCTTTTTGCGTCACTTGTTACGTCATACTGTGGTGAAGTGCTTCCTACACGCCAGATTTCGCTATCAAACTTGATAACTGGCCTTCTGTTCAAGTCGCATTTCATTTGGTCGATCAACTCTCGCACGATGGCTTTTCTAGAAGGCATTCCTGCCAACCACTTCTCCATCTGCCTTCCGTAATTTAACAGTTTCAGAATTCGACGCCGATCGTCAACACTTCCATACCGAGACCTGAGATCGTCCAACTCACCAGTTGGTTCGTCAGAACGGTGGAGTGGTCCACTAACCAAGTTCCACTTGGCCCATAAGATCTTCTCGGCGAGATTTGACTGGCTCGCATATGTTCCACCCTGCATTTTTGCCGTGAGCTTGACCATTTGAGATTGAGTAACATCAACCATCGATCCATAAACAGCCATGCAGTCCCAATACCCATTTTCCTGCATCTTATTCCAGAAATCGCGAATAAGTTTCATCGAAATGACATGACACCATTGAAGCTTTAGCAACTTCGTTTCCAACCCATCCTCGCCGAATTTCCCGCCATGATTCAAGCCCTTTATTGGAATCTTGGGGTGATCATAGGCAGGGTCATTCGGCTTTGAACGAGTTTTGGAGTCGTACATGAGAACTCCGTTTTTGTCGATCATCATTGGATGAACTCCAATCTGTTTGCTGAGTGAAAGACTCGGTCAACGCAACGGCCCGAACTGGTGGATGTGTCGCGAACCCGCCAAGCCATCCGGAATCATCTGGAATTTTGACCAGCAAGTGTTGACGCACTGCCCCCTAATTCTTGCGGTCGTGTCGGTCGTGAAGTTTTTAACATCCAGAATGATCTGTGATGCTTCGCCTAACTGTCCCAACCTGATGACTTGATCGAACTCGCTGGCAGAGTTGGGTTCGCCAACCATCAGCACACCGGCCCTCGGTGCGACTTCTTCAAGAGTGTCAAAAACATCATCCAAGTTCCAAAGCACGCTGTGCAGGTTGTGTCGAAGTGAATCGATGATGAAGAAATCCACGCCTTCAAGATCATCGCGTTGCTTGCTGATGAACTTGTCCAAGCGAACGTCAAGCACCGAAGCAAGTGACGGGTCAGGCATCTGTTCAGGCAAGGCGAATGCCCAAAGGTTGCAACCGGGGTTGGTCCCTTCACGATCTTGAGCCGTTCGGTGCAGTTGCTTCAATTCGCGTTCTGAGCGTTCCGAATCAATCACAACCACCCGACCACGTTTGAAGAGTTCAAGCCCCTTGTGCGGTTTGATGTTGAGATATTCCAGCGGGTTCCGTTCAGTTCCAAGCGGCATTGGTTGCGTCGCAATTCGCACGGCAAGTTGTGCCATGCGATTTGAAACCCCTATGCCACTGCAAAAAAAAAGCGTTCTGGTGACGACATCAGTGTTCCGCTTTGTTGGTTGACCATTCCTTTCCATGACTCTCAGCCTTTCCTCATCTCAACCGGGAAGGCCATCATACCAAAAAATCCCGATCGACGAAGACCGGGCCTGTTAAAGAATGGGATGATGATGAAAGTCATTTGGTCAGGTCAGGCGGTTCGATGCCTTTGACGAAATCCGAATACGACCATTCACCAGCATCAACGGGACTTGCCAGCATGATGCGTTGTCGGACGATTTCGCAAACGTACTGAATGCGGGCAATGCCCTTGCTCTTGATGTAGTGCTGAGCGTCGATGTTCTGAACCGTGTGCCCCATGATGTGGCCTGCTGTATCCAGTCGTGTGCGTTGTCGGTCGCTGTGCGATGAGTTTGACGCATCGCTGAAATGCCGATCCGAGACTTTGAGCCGTTGAACTTGCAACGCTCTTTAATCTTGCTGAACTCATGGCTGACTGCTGAGCACTTTTCAGTTGTGCCAGCCCAAGAGTTGGACAGCTTCTCAGTTAGGAACACCGGGTCAATCGGATGCCAATACGATCCGTGCGGCTTCACGTTCTTGGCTTGGCGTTCCTCGTCACTGGCTTCGTCCCATTCTTGCCACTTGTAAACCAAATGTGACAGCCGTTCGAACCGCTCAGCCATGACTTGCCGAAGTGCCTCTTGAGTTTCCGGCCATAACTGAACCATTCTCAAGTTCTGTTTCTTGAATCGGTCGAATGTGATCAAGCCGGAATCCAGACCGTACTTGACCACCTGTTCGGCATCGTCGATGCCAGTGGATTCCGTCCAGCCACTTTCTTCAGCGCCTAACGCCATCAATGGGAACCGGGCACAGTCGATTGGCAAGAAGCCTGCATTCAGCCCCAACAAGATCATTGCCCGTATCTGTGGTGTATGGCAGTTGTCGAGAAGCTGTTTGACTTCAGAAGGGTAGAACAGCTTCTGATTCTTCGCGCACTTCTCCCGGCTGAATTGTTCGTCCCGTTCTTCTCGCGAACGAACTTTGCCAAGTTTCGCGACGCGGCCCCGGTCCTTGGTCATTGCCATCGGCTTGACGTAATTAAAAGTGATGAACTGCCTGACAATCTCGCCATCAACTTCAAGCGGAGCAAAAACCAATCCATCCTCGTTGCAGAACTTGAAGAAAAATCGCACCACGTCAGCACATTTTTTTACCTTGAATAGCTGGTGTGTGTTTCGCGGATGTGGTCCCCCAATGCCTTCAGGCCAGCATCGTCAACCTTGATCAGCTTTTCGCGTCCACATTGACGGGTCAACAACTTGATGATGATCTCGCATGGTCGTTGATGGTCATCGACCATTGCCTTTAACAATTGGTCGGCATCGTGTCGATCGATCTTGGATGACAAGAACAGATTACACGCGGCCCGAATCGAGATATCCGGCCCTTTTTCATACTCAATTTCTTCACACGGATCTTTCTCTGATTCCGTGCTGATGCCCGTCACTTTCCGGTCTTGCTGATTGAGCAACCCCGGTGCGACTTGATGAAGGTTTCGTAATGCATTCTTCCACAAGCCCGCGTTGCTCGCGTCATCCGGGTCTTTGAACAGCGTCAGTTGGCCGTCAACGACTTCAGCCCATCGCCCGAAGCTCCGACGCTTGCCGTTAATATGCTTGACCCAGTTGCCCGCCGGATGCCGCGTCACTGGGATCTTGTTTGGCGGCTTGGGGAGTTCTGCAACCTTCAGGTTGAGCTTCTTGCGGGTTCCGATGTTTTCCTTTCGCGTGTGGATTTGCTAGCTTGTTTGGGTATTGTGAAAGCTTGTCGAAAGGGTTGAACAATCGCCTCGTCAGTTGATCGTCAAAAGTGAACTGCCGGGGCTTTCCTGTGTCAACACAATTTGTTGACTTGCCAAAGCATAAAAACAGGCAAAGATATTTCAACACACTTTCAACTTGCATCTCAACACACCTGAGTGCATGCCCTCGTAGCTCAGCAGGATAGAGCGTTGGTTTCCTAAACCAAAGGTCGTGGGTTCGAATCCCGCCGGGGGTATTTCTCTCACCGCATGTTTCTTGCGAGGCCAGCTGCTGCTTCGAATTGGAGTGACGCGCTGGATTGAGAGTGTTAGTAAAAGTGTTAGCAAATCTCGCCACCACCGCTCCGGAATCTCCGGTGAGCGAAGACAGGCAACAATCTCCAATGCCTGAATTGAAAACGAGCAGAACTCAAGCACTCGCCTCAACCTGTTTCTGACAGGCCAGGCGAGTCCCGAGCACCTTGGAAACAGATTAGTTGAGCGAAATGTCGATATTTGCTTCGGTCGTGTTTTCCGTCACATCGAATTCGAGTGGCGTCACCGTGACTGTTCCATATTTCTCAGCGACAGCTTTAGCACTCCCTGACACGTTTCCCGACTGGGCTGCCATTGCTTCTTCGTCACTGATCGGGGAATAAGCCAACGTCACCTTGTGTTTATCCACCTTCGCACCCTTGTCTTTGAAAGTGTACCACAACTCGTACTGACCTTCAGCATTGGTGGGCATGTTGCTCACGCTCGGACGTCCCGATGTCGGTTGAAATGTCACGATGTATCCCGGCAACGGTTTACCATCGAGAGTGAGTTTACCGCTCACATTGGCCATCTCCGGACGATCTCCTCGCCCACCGCAGCCGATGGCCAGAAAACAAACTGCCAGCGTGCCTCCCCACAGGACTCTTCGTCTCTGAATTCTTCGCACCATAATTCTCTCTCAACTCCCGTTTTGCAGACAAGTTCGCCAGCAACCAACGATCACTGGCGAACGTATTTGATCAGATTTCGTAAACACCGGTGAAACAACTAACATGGGAAAGGGTTAAACCTCCCCTCCCCAACACATCACCGAGGCAGCAATCCTGAAGGGAATCTAGTCCTTGATGACTGTTTCGATTTCTCCGCCCGCACGACTAAAAGTCGCTTTGTAGGACTGAAAGTCAATATTCTCGGAAACGAACCTGACAGACCCATCGGCCATGGCGACTTGAACTCCCCCTTCATGTTCGCTGTACGCTCCACGTGTATTAAAGATAAACGCGTCGTTCGGCGGAGTCGGCCGTGGAGGATTTCCTGGAACCTGTGGACAGACATAACCTTGCGATTGGTGATGCACAAAGAAAAACGGGTTGCACCCATACTCTTTGTTACACCATGACTGAGGAGCCCAGTGAGGCTTTTCCAGGAGCATGAATGTATTGGACGCACCATCGGTAATGTCTCGAATTCCGACCTTGCTGTTAATGAAGCCAATTCCGTCAGAGCTGTTGCGATTCCTCTCGGTACAGCAACCACTCGCGGTCCCTCCGTTCATGGAGTAATCCTTGAAGCGGGTAATTGGGAAGTTTGTGCTGTGATTCGATGGACAATGGAACGCAGAGGGAGTCTTCTCGGCTGCTTCCTTGTTCGCAACGTTACCAAGTTGCCCGCGAAGTGAGACTGCCTGAGGAATCGCTGTGCTGTTGTAGTCCTCAATCTCCTCAACGTACGCCGGGAGGCTGAAATCGATCAGATTGTAGAGTGGCGAAGCGTCCAGATACGGAAGAATATATGCGGACCAACTGAAGCTCCCCATAATCTGGTTGTTTGGATTCGTATCTCGAGGCCAGTTCGTGGGGTCCTGTAAGTTGAACATATTTCCAGGCGGGAACGTATTGTAAGTATCGTGGTAGTTGTGAAGTGCCAGTCCTAACTGCTTGAGATTGTTCTTGCACTGCGTTCTTCGCGCAGCCTCCCGCGCTTGTTGAACTGCAGGTAGAAGAAGTGCGATCAAGATCGCAATAATCGCGATCACGACCAATAACTCAATAAGCGTGAATCCCCGATGCGCACGGGCTCTGGATAATCTCATCGCTGTTTCCTGCTGCTAAAGAATACCGATTGTAAAATGCAAGAACTGAGATATAAGCAATGTGAAAGTCGCTCCTCGAGAACGATTCAGCTTGGGCCACGTCGCGAAACGTGAACAATAATTCCGCCCCTCTCCCGATCTCTTGAAATCTTTATTGAAGAGCCTCTTTCACACATCAAAGCTACCCGATATATTAAAATCCACAATGCGTTTCTGCGCAGAAGTCGTGCACAATTGCGCAAACGAAAGGGAGCGTGGTGAATGCCTCAACAGCACATGATTGCACTGGTCTTCGACTACAACTTGTCCTACCCCAGAGGGGTTTTACGCGGAGTCCGGCAGTATGCTGCCAATCGGCCTGATTGGACGCTCGTTCTGCACGGGTCAGATGGCTTCACTCCACGGAGCATGGCATCCCTGCAGGGAGTCGGATTGATCTCTGACATCACTTCGGTTGAATTAGCGAAGACTCTCCAGACACTGCCACAACCGGTTGTCAACGTGACCTCCGTCGTCCCAAATCTCAACTTCCCCTGTGTGAGCGTTGACCACAATCAAGTGGGCCGACTGGCCTTCCAACATCTCTGGGACAGAGGTTTTCGTCAGTTTGCGTTCGTCGGTCATCCACATCACCCCTACTCTTACGAAAGAGAGAACGGCTTTCGCGAAGCACTCACCGAAGT
Proteins encoded in this region:
- a CDS encoding DUF1559 domain-containing protein, with amino-acid sequence MRLSRARAHRGFTLIELLVVIAIIAILIALLLPAVQQAREAARRTQCKNNLKQLGLALHNYHDTYNTFPPGNMFNLQDPTNWPRDTNPNNQIMGSFSWSAYILPYLDASPLYNLIDFSLPAYVEEIEDYNSTAIPQAVSLRGQLGNVANKEAAEKTPSAFHCPSNHSTNFPITRFKDYSMNGGTASGCCTERNRNSSDGIGFINSKVGIRDITDGASNTFMLLEKPHWAPQSWCNKEYGCNPFFFVHHQSQGYVCPQVPGNPPRPTPPNDAFIFNTRGAYSEHEGGVQVAMADGSVRFVSENIDFQSYKATFSRAGGEIETVIKD